From Trichoderma atroviride chromosome 1, complete sequence, one genomic window encodes:
- a CDS encoding uncharacterized protein (EggNog:ENOG41), whose product MAPVKLPRERTNWYRLYTDIKANERTVKGLRNRKRIWMNVEHIVAEVEKEWEKEVRERHGAFTTLMGGDA is encoded by the coding sequence ATGGCGCCCGTTAAGCTCCCTCGAGAGAGGACAAACTGGTACCGTCTTTATACGGATATCAAGGCGAATGAGAGGACGGTCAAGGGGCTGCGCAACAGGAAGAGGATATGGATGAATGTGGAGCATATTGTGGCGGAAGTTGAAAAGGAGTGGGAGAAGGAGGTGCGGGAGAGGCATGGGGCTTTTACGACTTTGATGGGGGGAGACGCTTGA
- a CDS encoding uncharacterized protein (BUSCO:EOG092D1RSS~TransMembrane:6 (i239-258o270-288i309-328o340-361i418-443o449-468i)) codes for MDTSYSLPSSALPHAHRAHTRSQPPSLNNTWRMTVSSDSLPSQLEDDEDGDHHHDHDHDHGRSHSHLRSKGYSHSPPPLSPSFLHAHSYSVPNHGRSGSQASNASSTMAQEKSLVGGMESRSQGRRSRYTPEGIDETAHNHDPNHNHTHSHDNGHDHDHEHNHKHDKHFHSQLHSHDHSHDHSHDHDHHHDHDHSHGVGISNGHNHASERSLFTRTILPYTVGWPILYSILAEKDSRRIFYFMTLNFGFMIIQAFYGYVTDSLGLLSDSIHMFFDCVALLVGLLAAVMSKWPKSQRFPYGFGKVETLSGFANGILLMLLSVEIAFEAFERLWEGTETKRLGELFVVSSLGLAVNLVGMMAFGHHHHGHDHGHSHGHSHGHSHGEKHDDGCDSHSGHSHGHDHGHGHGHDHENENMRGIYLHVLADTLGSVSVIVSTVLTSFWGWSGWDPLASCFIATLIFLSAQPLVFSAAKRLLLTVPEGVEYNLRNILAGIGQQRGVVGYSTPKFWMDDHGGEKLLGIVHVTVARGAALEDTKDRVREYLLKEGIDAVIQVERDGDNGCWCTRGRALANPPQMSKQF; via the exons ATGGACACGTCGTATTCGCTGCCGTCGTCGGCCCTGCCGCATGCACACCGGGCTCATACTCGCTCCCAGCCGCCGTCGCTGAACAACACCTGGCGGATGACTGTATCGAGCGACAGTCTGCCCTCGCAgcttgaagacgacgaggatggaGATCACCATCACGACCACGACCACGATCATGGCCGCTCGCACTCCCACTTGCGCTCAAAGGGATATTCACACTCGCCACCGCCGCTGTCTCCCTCATTCTTGCATGCGCATTCTTACAGTGTTCCAAACCATGGCCGCAGTGGCTCGCAAGCCTCCAACGCAAGCTCTACTATGGCGCAAGAGAAGTCGCTGGTAGGAGGCATGGAGAGTCGGTCTCAGGGGAGGAGAAGCCGCTATACGCCAGAAGGCATTGACGAAACCGCACACAATCATGACCCCAACCACAACCACACCCATAGCCATGACAATGGCCACGACCACGACCACGAACATAACCATAAACACGACAAGCATTTCCACTCGCAACTTCACTCTCATGACCACTCTCATGACCACAGTCACGATCACGACCATCATCATGATCATGATCATAGCCATGGCGTTGGTATCAGCAATGGCCATAACCACGCCTCTGAGCGGTCTCTCTTCACGAGGACTATCCTTCCATACACGGTTGGATGGCCCATTCTATATTCTATACTTGCCGAGAAGGACTCGAGGCGTATTTTCTACTTCATGAC GCTCAATTTTGGCTTCATGATTATCCAAGCCTTCTATGGCTACGTTACCGATTCGCTAGGTCTCCTTAGTGACAGCATTCACATGTTTTTCGACTGCGTTGCGTTGCTCGTGGGGCTACTGGCAGCTGTCATGAGCAAATGGCCAAAGAGCCAGCGGTTCCCTTATGGCTTCGGAAAAGTCGAAACTCTGAGCGGCTTCGCCAATGGTATCCTCTTAAT GCTACTTAGTGTTGAAATTGCATTTGAGGCGTTTGAACGACTATGGGAGGGAACGGAAACGAAGCGTCTCGGCGAGCTCTTTGTGGTTAGTAGTCTGGGCCTGGCTGTGAATTTGGTCGGCATGATGGCGTTTGGacatcaccaccacggcCATGACCACGGTCACTCTCACGGTCATTCTCATGGCCACTCCCATGGCGAAAAGCATGATGACGGCTGCGATTCGCATTCGGGCCATAGTCACGGACAcgatcatggccatggccatggtcaCGACCATGAAAACGAAAATATGCGGGGCATTTACCTGCATGTCCTGGCAGATACGTTGGGTAGCGTCTCGGTTATTGTATCTACAGTCTTGACAAGCTTCTGGGGCTGGTCTGGATGGGATCCGCTGGCTTCTTGCTTTATCGCGACACtcatctttctctctgcGCAGCCACTTGTGTTCTCAGCTGCGAAGCGGCTGCTCCTCACTGTCCCTGAGGGAGTCGAGTACAATCTGCGGAATATCCTTGCCGGTATTGGGCAACAACGAGGTGTTGTCGGCTATTCCACGCCGAAATTTTGGATGGACGACCATGGAGGTGAGAAGCTGTTGGGTATTGTTCATGTCACAGTGGCTCGTGGCGCCGCTCTAGAGGACACCAAAGACCGTGTTCGAGAGTATCTGCTCAAAGAGGGCATTGACGCCGTCATACAGGTGGAAAGAGATGGGGATAATGGGTGCTGGTGCACTCGAGGGCGAGCTTTGGCCAATCCGCCGCAAATGTCGAAGCAGTTCTAG
- a CDS encoding uncharacterized protein (BUSCO:EOG092D2KS9~TransMembrane:1 (i7-31o)~CAZy:GT33), with the protein MHYYANFVISAIVGGLSVIALGYVFSFAVWLGKKSLHAIPTRYHPAERPEDEHIQILVVGDIGRSPRMQYHALSVAKHGRQVDIVGYKETARHPDLIGKANVTVYPLAPQPEWIAWGTLPFFLNIPAKVIQQFWTLFRTLMYTTPPAQWIIIQNPPSIPTFHVALFVSWIRGSKVIVDWHNYGHTILAQKSLLRPLVPIYKYYEIQLGRYLGNANLAVTDAMAKQLQPGGRFNLKNPVYTLHDRPAEIFQPMSTSKDRLEFLSRLAETRNCAKDIVGGALRPGTLRLVVSSTSWTADEDFGMLLDALVAYATPSAGEEAVLPILAIITGKGPQREAYLEKIKQLQDAGKLPGIRILSAWLSNRDYASLLAAADLGISLHKSSSGVDLPMKVVDMFGAGLPVAAYAGFESIGELVKEGQNGCGFETVPQLTEILKRLLSFEGAGELARLKRGAVEEGSRRWDEEWDSVVGPVMGITDRQA; encoded by the exons ATGCATTATTACGCCAATTTCGTCATATCCGCCATCGTCGGCGGCTTGTCCGTCATTGCTCTCGGCTACGTCTTCTCTTTCGCCGTCTGGCTCGGCAAGAAGTCTCTCCATGCCATCCCCACCCGCTACCATCCCGCCGAGAGGCCAGAAGATGAGCATATTCAGATCCTCGTTGTAGGCGACATTGGAAGAAGCCCGCGGATGCAGTACCATGCTCTGAGCGTTGCCAAGCACGGAAGGCAGGTCGACATTGTGGGCTATAAAG AGACGGCTAGACATCCTGATCTCATTGGCAAGGCAAACGTGACGGTCTATCCTCTCGCTCCTCAGCCAGAATGGATCGCCTGGGGGACgctgcccttttttctcAACATCCCCGCCAAGGTCATCCAGCAGTTCTGGACCCTGTTTAGGACGCTCATGTATACTACTCCGCCAGCTCAGTGGATCATTATTCAG AATCCGCCTTCCATTCCCACGTTTCACGTGGCTCTTTTCGTCTCATGGATTCGCGGCAGCAAAGTCATTGTCGACTGGCACAACTATGGCCATACCATTCTGGCGCAAAAGTCTCTGCTCCGACCTCTTGTGCCCATCTACAAGTATTACGAGATTCAGCTAGGCCGATACTTGGGAAATGCAAACCTCGCAGTCACAGATGCCATGGCGAAGCAGCTTCAACCCGGAGGCCGCTTTAATCTCAAGAACCCCGTCTATACGCTTCACGATAGGCCAGCTGAGATATTTCAGCCCATGAGCACTTCAAAGGATCGACTCGAGTTCCTCTCTCGCTTGGCGGAAACACGAAACTGTGCCAAGGATATCGTCGGTGGTGCCCTTCGTCCAGGTACCCTCCGCCTAGTAGTGAGCAGCACTTCTTGGACAGCAGATGAAGACTTTGGTATGCTGCTCGATGCTTTAGTTGCCTACGCCACGCCATCAGCAGGCGAGGAAGCCGTTCTTCCAATCctggccatcatcaccggcaAGGGCCCTCAGAGGGAGGCCTACCTCGAGAAAATCAAGCAACTACAAGATGCCGGCAAACTCCCCGGCATTCGTATTCTCAGTGCTTGGCTTTCCAATCGAGACTACGCCTCGTTGCTCGCCGCGGCTGATCTAGGTATTTCCCTCCACAAATCCAGTTCTGGGGTGGATCTGCCCATGAAGGTGGTTGATATGTTTGGGGCGGGTCTGCCCGTGGCTGCATATGCTGGCTTCGAAAGCATCGGAGAGCTCGTAAAGGAAGGGCAAAACGGCTGTGGCTTCGAAACGGTGCCGCAGCTAACTGAGATCCTGAAGAGGTTATTGAGTTTTGAGGGGGCAGGAGAGTTGGCTAGACTGAAGAGAGGCGCCGTTGAGGAAGGTTCACGGCGTTGGGATGAGGAATGGGATTCTGTCGTTGGCCCTGTGATGGGGATTACAGACAGACAGGCATAG
- a CDS encoding uncharacterized protein (EggNog:ENOG41), translated as MSGQLVFPWECRDKEDQAWVAYNYPLRRTNQLLTEENLRLKRILRENGISWSPLAKAHLAQNDPTRRKTRSSGAGPSDSASLFLPTEVLLRVLKFAMKSDHPIIDPLSATTPEHLTEEEKKRGHQIAIHFLATNKALNAEGTRFLWESNHFVFTTPQALRNFSELSSQYRHKIMHVNLRVVARYYDDQRRKHKLERYYHTDLKKDHPLKVHMRPKESPLVRGGFRCYTWNQLIDFFLALRAPYDPAYKDKKTPRPRLLPSLSSLRIDLVNFSDSLLPFSGSELHEVASHELGCTLNELQVTGMPFDDVGMKASAELSGLVKDEGLYLDAAASFIANSKGLQSLRGDNWCARVIRAYKDLKDEMEEEGLGLAGEDGEDGEVGEHFHLHSFEGYHKVGTLPAAPAEDGHPLSTRDEKRVIWKKVPIARDADKRTWVQFSRINGYEIEDSAWDSDDDRICPCCGDSHPSSSMLELMSDMSE; from the exons ATGAGTGGTCAG CTTGTATTTCCTTGGGAGTGCCGCGATAAGGAGGACCAGGCATGGGTTGCCTACAACTACCCCCTTCGCCGGACTAACCAGCTGCTTACTGAGGAGAACTTGAGGCTCAAGCGCATCCTCCGCGAGAATGGCATCTCTTGgtcgccattggccaaggCGCATCTGGCTCAGAATGACCCCACGAGACGCAAGACTCGATCATCTGGTGCCGGCCCCAGTGATTCGGCCTCCCTGTTTCTACCCACTGAAGTCCTCTTGCGGGTTCTCAAATTCGCCATGAAGAGCGATCATCCAATCATCGACCCGCTGAGTGCTACTACGCCTGAGCATCTGaccgaagaagagaagaagagaggccaCCAGATCGCCATTCACTTTCTGGCCACAAACAAAGCCTTGAATGCTGAGGGCACTCGATTCCTTTGGGAGTCTAACCACTTCGTCTTCACGACCCCTCAAGCTCTGCGCAACTTCAGCGAGCTCAGCTCCCAATATCGACACAAGATCATGCATGTCAACCTCCGTGTCGTTGCCCGCTACTATGATGATCAGCGTCGCAAGCATAAGCTTGAACGATACTATCATACGGATTTGAAGAAGGACCACCCTCTCAAAGTACACATGCGACCAAAGGAGTCGCCTCTTGTTCGTGGTGGCTTCCGCTGCTACACCTGGAATCAGCTCATCGATTTCTTTCTGGCCTTGCGTGCCCCGTATGACCCAGCCTATAAAGACAAGAAAACCCCCAGGCCAAGACTTCTTCCGTCACTTTCTTCCCTGCGAATTGATTTGGTGAACTTTTCAGACTCGCTGTTGCCATTTTCGGGATCTGAACTCCATGAAGTAGCATCTCACGAACTGGGATGTACTTTGAATGAACTTCAAGTCACTGGAATGCCGTTTGATGATGTTGGAATGAAAGCCTCCGCCGAGCTCAGCGGTCTGGTGAAGGACGAAGGCCTCTACCttgatgcagcagcttctttcatTGCAAACTCCAAAGGTCTGCAGAGTCTCAGGGGAGATAACTGGTGTGCTCGCGTGATTAGAGCGTACAAAGATCTCAAAGACGaaatggaggaagagggtcTTGGGCTGGCCGGcgaagacggagaagatggcgaagtTGGCGAGCACTTCCACCTGCATTCTTTCGAGGGCTACCACAAGGTAGGCACCCTGCCTGCCGCCCCCGCCGAGGATGGCCACCCTCTGTCAACCCGCGACGAGAAGAGAGTCATCTGGAAGAAGGTGCCCATTGCCCGTGACGCGGACAAGCGGACATGGGTTCAGTTCTCCCGAATCAACGGGTACGAGATTGAGGACTCGGCCTGGGATAGCGACGACGATAGAATCTGTCCTTGCTGCGGAGATTCTCACCCCAGCTCGTCCATGCTCGAGCTCATGAGCGACATGAGTGAATAA
- a CDS encoding uncharacterized protein (EggNog:ENOG41) yields MPKNEMTKDDAARIQSTQAQGGKDMSSGGFAAHAQSAADRAQNAAASTGSGNTGTGQGAQGQKK; encoded by the exons ATGCCCAAGAACGAAATGACCAAAGACGATGCGGCTCGCATCCAGAGCACTCAG GCTCAAGGAGGCAAAGACATGTCCTCTGGAGGATTCGCCGCTCATGCGCAGTCTGCCGCGGACCGCGCGCAGAATGCCGCCGCTTCGACGGGCTCTGGCAACACCGGTACTGGACAGGGTGCACAGGGCCAGAAGAAATAG
- a CDS encoding uncharacterized protein (EggNog:ENOG41~TransMembrane:2 (i419-440o446-464i)), which yields MPLPALLSSNDRSTYSLASSSSKARSVPAVDGDIPPEYIHDEAQLPCIPPERPDLRELNCCLEALAAVFPDIQIEVFRELLGNFDGESRLALVADALLKNRATWVKGRWKVAGPERHSGSIIQRGDGDKTQAEAAIVVSQLVPRAEIFRSDAYKNAVRTLAWQEFKGLSKSTINAVLAESNYSYLDARRTLVTLSSKSWRFTLSSFIMRRKPVATGEADHHPLVRWRTTGQGSSIPTIRSTGNAELDRELYDALVRPLKEKDRQDRIDKDRATAMRLNSDEAEEAGAVHECMCCFTTAPFEEFTHCNKDAHMICFRCVQLSLKEAVFGQGWQSSIIPETGTLRCMAVGRDQCSGHISSEHMCRAMLEEKKGAEILHQLDQRLAEHALIAARLSLVHCPFCSYAEIDDIYMPSKRARMRVRIAGILHLLFLFFCFICVVLILPLAVLSIVAALAFTSLGPVWMRISAEWKHAMGRHTRRRRGLQFACQNPECGRVSCLSCSKTWTDIHVCNESSLVALRTQVEQAMSMAIKRVCPRCNTSFVKNAGCNKLTCPCGYKMCYVCRADLTEEGYRHFCDHFRPDGDPRPCLECDRCNLWESEDVDQILQEAREEAERKWKDTEKRDLSTPEKAFLETGIATRLSSIGSIEEILSAGRMPSLGEFLDVVVETIFV from the coding sequence ATGCCcctgccagcgctgctctCCTCCAACGATAGGTCGACTTATTCCCTTGCATCGTCCTCAAGCAAGGCACGCTCTGTCCCGGCCGTCGACGGCGACATCCCGCCCGAGTACATCCATGACGAGGCCCAGCTGCCCTGCATCCCGCCCGAACGACCGGACCTGCGCGAGCTCAACTGCTGCCTCGAGGCCCTGGCGGCGGTGTTTCCCGATATCCAGATCGAGGTCTTCCGCGAGCTGCTGGGCAATTTCGATGGCGAGTCGAGGCTTGCTTTGGTGGCCGATGCGCTGCTAAAGAACCGCGCTACGTGGGTCAAGGGCAGATGGAAAGTTGCCGGCCCTGAGAGGCACAGTGGCAGTATCATACAGCGTGGAGACGGAGACAAGACACAGGCAGAAGCGGCCATCGTCGTCAGTCAGCTCGTGCCGAGGGCAGAGATCTTTCGAAGCGACGCTTACAAGAATGCGGTGCGGACGCTTGCGTGGCAGGAGTTTAAAGGCCTGTCAAAGTCTACAATCAACGCCGTGCTGGCCGAGTCCAACTACTCATACCTGGACGCTCGGAGGACGCTCGTGACGCTCTCGTCCAAGTCATGGCGCTTCACGCTCTCGTCCTTCATCATGAGGCGCAAGCCCGTGGCGACGGGCGAGGCAGATCACCACCCTCTTGTCCGCTGGCGCACGACCGGCCAGGGCTCGAGCATACCCACGATACGATCCACGGGCAACGCCGAGCTTGACCGGGAACTCTACGATGCGCTCGTCCGCCCGCTGAAGGAAAAGGATAGACAAGATCGGATCGATAAAGACCGGGCCACGGCGATGCGGCTGAACAGTGACGAAGCCGAGGAAGCAGGCGCAGTCCACGAGTGCATGTGCTGCTTCACCACCGCTCCGTTTGAAGAGTTTACGCACTGCAACAAGGACGCACACATGATTTGCTTCCGCTGCGTCCAGCTCTCTCTCAAAGAGGCCGTCTTTGGCCAGGGCTGGCAGAGCAGCATCATCCCCGAGACGGGGACGCTGAGGTGCATGGCTGTCGGCCGGGATCAGTGCTCTGGCCACATCTCGTCCGAACACATGTGCAGAGCcatgctggaagagaagaagggtgCCGAGATTCTGCATCAGCTAGACCAGCGGCTTGCGGAACATGCTTTGATTGCTGCGAGACTGTCGCTGGTACACTGTCCGTTTTGCAGCTACGCAGAGATTGATGACATCTACATGCCGTCTAAGAGGGCAAGGATGCGAGTTCGGATTGCTGGTATCCTCCACCTAttattcctcttcttttgcttcatttGTGTTGTCCTCATCCTTCCTCTGGCTGTGCTATCCATTGTCGCCGCCTTGGCATTTACCTCGTTGGGGCCGGTCTGGATGCGGATATCGGCAGAGTGGAAGCACGCCATGGGCAGACACACTCGTCGCCGACGCGGTCTCCAGTTTGCCTGTCAGAACCCTGAATGCGGCCGAGTGTCCTGTCTGTCGTGTAGCAAGACCTGGACGGATATCCATGTCTGCAACGAGTCGTCTCTGGTTGCGCTACGAACGCAGGTCGAGCAGGCCATGAGCATGGCCATCAAGCGCGTCTGCCCTCGCTGCAACACGTCGTTTGTCAAAAACGCAGGCTGCAACAAGCTCACCTGCCCCTGCGGGTACAAGATGTGCTACGTCTGCCGCGCCGATCTCACCGAGGAAGGGTACCGGCACTTTTGCGACCACTTTAGACCCGACGGCGACCCGCGGCCGTGTCTGGAGTGCGACCGGTGCAATCTGTGGGAATCGGAAGATGTCGACCAGATACTACAGGAGGCCCGCGAAGAGGCAGAGCGAAAGTGGAAAGACACGGAGAAGAGAGACCTCTCGACGCCGGAAAAGGCATTTCTAGAAACGGGCATAGCGACACGGCTGAGTAGCATAGGCAGTATTGAGGAAATCCTGTCGGCGGGGCGGATGCCCTCGCTGGGAGAGTTTTTGGATGTTGTGGTTGAGACCATCTTTGTGTGA
- a CDS encoding uncharacterized protein (EggNog:ENOG41): MATTGTSAPLGDKPADPYTHANKDQPDLNTLVTDLVDFITTCKFGMLTTVEASSHNNLVSRCMGLAGTESGGIDLLFHTNTESGKTNDLSNDPHVNVSFINSSGEWASVAGQASVVTDRDLVKKTYSSGLKAWLGDLGDGVHDGSENDPRIGIIRVKTTTVTYSLVSGNFISRAAEVAQGVLTGKPAHVSKLREITAEDVSNWRASNA, encoded by the exons ATGGCCACGACTGGAACCAGCGCACCTCTCGGCGATAAGCCCGCCGACCCCTACACTCATGCCAACAAGGACCAGCCTGACCTCAACACGTTGGTTACGGATCTTGTCGACTTCATCACTACATGCAAATTTGGCATGTTGACGACCGTTGAGGCGTCGAGCCACAACAATCTGGTCTCGCGCTGTATGGGCTTGGCTGGAACG GAATCCGGTGGCATCGATCTTCTCTTCCACACAAACACCGAGTCCGGCAAGACCAACGACCTATCCAACGATCCCCATGTGAATGTGTCTTTTATCAACAGCTCCGGCGAGTGGGCTTCCGTCGCAGGCCAGGCGAGTGTTGTGACTGATCGCGATCTGGTCAAGAAGACGTATAGCAGCGGACTCAAGGCGTGGCTGGGCGATCTTGGTGACGGAGTTCACGATGGCTCAGAGAATGATCCGCGTATCGGAATTATTCGTGTCAAGACCACCACTGTGACTTATTCTTTGGTGTCGGGGAACTTCATCAGCCGTGCTGCTGAGGTTGCGCAAGGAGTGCTCACTGGAAAGCCAGCTCATGTCAGCAAGCTTCGAGAGATTACCGCTGAGGACGTGAGCAACTGGCGTGCTTCGAACGCCTAA
- a CDS encoding uncharacterized protein (BUSCO:EOG092D31CV): MLYLVGLGLSDETDITVKGLEVVKKASRVYLEAYTSILLVDQSVLENYYGRSITIADREMVESNSDEILRNAQNEDVAFCVVGDPFGATTHTDLVIRARELSIPVRTVPNASIMSGIGACGLQLYNFGQTVSMVFFTETWKPASFYDRIKENRDIGLHTLVLVDIKVKEQSLENMARGRLVYEPPRYMTVGQCAQQMLEIEEERKEGVYTKDSLAIGAARVGGKTEKFVSGTLEELCSTDEELGPPLHSLVLLGRRAHELERDFVREFAVDKEKFTRIWAEEYGKQ; this comes from the exons ATGTTGTATCTTGTTGGTCTTGGTCTGTCCGACGAGACGGATATCACCGTCAAGGGTCTCGAGGTGGTGAAGAAGGCCTCGCGAGTCTACCTTGAGGCGTACACAAGCATCCTGCTCGTGGACCAGTCTGTCCTG GAAAACTACTATGGACGATCGATAACCATCGCCGACCGCGAGATGGTCGAGTCAAACAGCGACGAGATTCTCCGAAATGCGCAGAACGAGGACGTCGCTTTTTGCGTTGTTGGAGATCCCTTCGG TGCTACAACACACACAGATCTCGTCATCCGAGCTCGCGAATTGTCCATTCCCGTGCGAACCGTACCAAACGCCTCCATCATGTCCGGCATCGGCGCCTGCGGCCTTCAGCTGTACAACTTTGGACAGACCGTGTCCATGGTCTTCTTCACCGAAACATGGAAGCCAGCTTCCTTTTACGACAGAATAAAGGAAAACCGCGACATTGGCCTGCACACGTTGGTGCTAGTCGacatcaaggtcaaggagcagAGCTTGGAGAACATGGCCCGAGGCAGATTGGTCTACGAGCCCCCACGATACATGACGGTCGGGCAGTGCgcgcagcagatgctggaaATTGAGGAGGAGCGCAAAGAGGGTGTCTACACAAAGGATAGCTTGGCTATTGGCGCTGCTCGTGTTGGAGGCAAGACGGAAAAGTTTGTGTCGGGAACGCTTGAGGAACTGTGTTCTACGGATGAGGAACTGGGTCCTCCACTACACAGCCTGGTCCTGCTGGGCAGGAGAGCTCACGAGCTGGAGCGCGATTTCGTCCGTGAGTTTGCTGTTGATAAGGAAAAGTTTACCAGAATATGGGCAGAGGAGTACGGCAAGCAGTAA
- a CDS encoding uncharacterized protein (SECRETED:SignalP(1-19)) produces the protein MKLTNITLAAIVLPGTAMAGPLAYAACQAACSTTLAAGPAGVALYAACQSACAPLLVMPCP, from the coding sequence ATGAAGTTGACCAACATCACTCTTGCCGCCATTGTTCTTCCTGGcaccgccatggccggccCATTGGCTTATGCTGCTTGTCAAGCAGCTTGCTCGACTACTCTCGCGGCAGGGCCTGCTGGTGTTGCCCTCTATGCGGCCTGCCAATCAGCCTGTGCTCCGCTGCTGGTTATGCCATGCCCCTAA
- a CDS encoding uncharacterized protein (EggNog:ENOG41), producing MNHDKTHCQLCGVIFNINRIRTRDEPRSSAWGNTFTSRHKGWDWVAVSAFDQEDCPDGGCCSVYRGRPGWERRIHPRLYEDDAGDATYAYESGDDDEPLEYDSDAEDEDDGKAEEMTKEEVEASSSQDQESDTEDGKLIFDTKGLDVQEYDTQFLSLSAPYDEDGAVKDEDMESDRHIMALPAARKYEHIAGPGCLNTRGFHGDMISVEEMMDCQTVQGIFRKPEDWTPRDDDMDFERTSMCYALTGLSDFMPASGAGLRCAPHRGEADQCDATNDSDVWCMSSQWTSRILPFHPTCFELFIRISKLRMGQVRLDPLVRLESNSRNDVFGERHADVRDAKSDGWHWSCMPGSEYLVANPVFVPGLKAIFEASMSNGEGFNVRHSPFQDVSENGDVGHEAQDPFLMLPAELRQAVVWNLDSKEIASLRLASRAFYHLPISLWHRLMVREMPWIYEAWCEDPTPYHWAMANASDLKQIREQREAYTIERRRRGGDSSGSRR from the exons ATGA ATCATGATAAG ACACATTGCCAGCTATGCGGCGTCATCTTCAATATCAATCGGATAAGGACCCGCGATGAGCCGCGGAGCTCTGCCTGGGGCAATACTTTTACTAGCAGGCACAAAGGCTGGGACTGGGTCGCTGTATCTGCCTTTGACCAGGAGGACTGTCCTGACGGGGGCTGTTGTTCTGTTTACCGCGGAAGGCCGGGCTGGGAACGGAGGATTCACCCGCGCTTATATGAAGATGACGCGGGTGATGCTACATATGCATATGAGagtggcgacgacgacgagcccTTGGAGTATGACTCAGatgcagaagatgaagatgatggcaaggCCGAAGAGATGACCAAAGAGGAGGTTGAGGCAAGCTCTTCTCAGGATCAAGAGTCCGATACGGAGGATGGCAAGTTGATTTTCGACACCAAAGGACTCGATGTGCAAGAATACGACACCCAATTCCTGTCCTTGTCAGCGCCCtacgacgaagacggcgcAGTCAAGGACGAGGACATGGAGAGCGACAGACACATCATGGCCCTCCCCGCGGCTCGCAAGTACGAGCACATTGCCGGCCCGGGCTGTCTCAACACCCGGGGCTTCCACGGCGACATGATAAGcgtggaggagatgatggactgCCAGACCGTGCAGGGCATCTTTCGGAAGCCCGAAGACTGGACGCCGCGGGACGACGACATGGATTTTGAGAGGACGTCGATGTGCTATGCGCTGACGGGGCTGTCGGACTTCATGCCTGCGTCGGGGGCGGGACTGAGATGTGCGCCACATCGGGGGGAGGCGGATCAATGTGATGCGACGAATGACAGTGATGTTTGGTGCATG TCGTCTCAGTGGACGAGTCGTATACTTCCCTTCCACCCTACGTGCTTTGAGCTCTTCATCCGGATCAGCAAACTGCGTATGGGCCAAGTCCGTCTCGACCCGCTGGTTCGTCTCGAAAGCAATTCTCGGAACGATGTATTTGGCGAGCGACATGCTGACGTTCGGGATGCAAAGAGCGACGGCTGGCATTGGAGCTGCATGCCTGGCTCGGAGTATCTCGTTGCGAATCCCGTATTTGTGCCTGGCTTGAAGGCCATCTTTGAGGCTTCCATGTCGAACGGGGAGGGCTTCAATGTTCGGCATAGTCCGTTTCAGGATGTGTCAGAAAACGGAGATGTCGGTCATGAAGCACAGGATCCGTTTTTGATGTTGCCGGCGGAACTGAGGCAGGCCGTTGTGTGGAATCTTGACTCCAAGGAGATTGCTAGTTTGCGATTGGCATCTCGGGCTTTCTACCATCTCCCTATATCGTTATGGCATCGGCTGATGGTGCGGGAGATGCCGTGGATATACGAAGCTTGGTGCGAGGACCCTACTCCGTACCACTGGGCCATGGCAAACGCATCGGATCTAAAACAAATACGAgagcaaagagaagcataTACTATCGAACGACGTCGCAGGGGGGGAGATTCTTCAGGATCACGACGTTGA